The Rhodopirellula halodulae sequence CTCGACGACCAAGCGTTCGGTCATATCCACCGCCAAAGACCAACCGATGATCCGCCGAGAGAAGCGATCCATTAGCGTCGACATGTAAGCAAATCCGTCTCGAACGATCGGTACGTAGGTGATGTCGCCAACCCACAGTTCGTTGATGCCAGAGGGTTCCGGTTGATCAAGCAGCAAGTTCTCGTTGTAGCCTAGAGTGTGCCTACTTTCGGTGGTTCGCGGCTTGAAAGACTTCGGTTGAATTGCCGAAAGTCCCGCGATTCGCAGCAGTTTGGCAGCTCTTTGGCGTCCGATCGCAAACCCTTGCTGCTTCATGTCCGCAGCAATACGTCGGGCACCGTAGCGTCTTCGGTGTCGATGAAATGTCGAAATCACCATTGGCAGGACATCCATGTCGCTCTGCTCTCTTTGGCTTGAAGGTTCATTTTGGAATCGCTGAAAGGCCGACCGTGAGAAGCCAAATATTTCACTGACTTCACGCTCCGAGGCAATCCTATCGTTGACGATGCTGGTCGCGGCGCTGTAGAGCTGACTTACTCGTCGCGGCCGAAAATGATCAAAGCTTTTTTTAAAACATCCCGTTCCCGCTGGACGCGTCGAAGCTCGGCTTCAAGCTCTGCGACACGGCTGTCGAGTACTTCACCAACCGGCCCGGCCGACTCGACTTGCTGCTTCTTCCAACGATAGAGCAGGTTGGTTCCCGAGATCCCCAGCCGCTGAACAATCGAGGCTGCCGAGTGTCCATCGAGCAACATGGCGACAGCATCGCGTTTAAATTCATCGGTATAGGTGCGTCGCTCGGGCGTCGCTGAGGGTCGGGTCTTCCGTGGCATCGTAGGCTCCTTAAGTTCCTTTCAGTTTAAGGACTCGCATGGCCCCCAAAACCCAGGCCACCTCAGTGTCTCGGTCGAGCCGGACAAGCTGGTGTTTGCGGATGTCGAAGATCGCGGTACCGCCTCTCGCTTGCTCGGTGTAAACGAACGGCAAGCAGACGGCGATGACTTTGCTGGGCTGGCCAGCGTCACGAGCTTTGTAGACCGATCGAACCGGTTCGTCCGCCGCGAGCGTGCTGCTCGTGCAGCACCACAGGAACGATGGTAGTTCGTAGATCTCGGTCAAAGCGGTAACGTAGTCTCCTGGCTTGATGTCTTCTCCAGCGACGCGTGCTGCCACGTTCGTCGCGAAGTTGGTGTCGGTTGTGGTATCCATGATTCATTTCGCTTGATGAAAGTAAATTTGAATGTGCAGATCGTCTTCGCTCGGCGTCCGATTACTCGGCGCCGGATTTCGTAATGGCGAAGAAGTGAAATTGCACACGCATGGTTACTCTCACGAGCAAATGAAAATGAAAACGGCTGACGAAGTAATGTGTCAGAGATAAGCTCTCCCAATTGAGCTACGGCTCGGCTTGGCCAAACCGACGGGACTCGAACCCGCATCCTTCGATTAACAGTCGATGTACTCCAACTCGGCAGTCAGTCGTGTCTTGTTTGAGCTAGCCACATTGGGCCTTCGCTCATGGACTTGCAAAAACGATCAACGAAGTTATCGATCAGACAATTCGATGCTCTACCCACTGAGCTACAAAGCGAGCCAAAGGTTCGCTTTGGCGGGATTCGAACCCGCGACCGTCGCGTGATGTAGTCCGACCTGGCAGTCAATCGTGTATGGGTGGCGACGAAGTTCTGGCAAGAGAATTCTTTACTGAGCTACTGGCAAACTCTCGTTCGCCGGCGGGGCTCGAACCCGCGACCTCGCTGTTTCCAGCGCGCTCTCACCATGTACTCCGAACCGGCAGTCGCCGTGTGTTGTTAAGTTTCAAAAGCAACCGACGAGGTGTTGACCAGAGGCTTTTTTCCGCGTGTCTTCCAATTGCACCACTGCGATCGTGGATCGCAGACGGGACTCGAACCCGCAAGGTCTTTCGACCACAGAACCCTATGTACTCCGAATCGGCAGTCAGTTGTGTAGGGTTGGCGACGAGGTATTGGTCAGATCACAAACGTGTGGGAATCGAACCCACCAACGACGCGAACGTCGTTGCCAGACTCACTGGACGGCACATTGGTTAGCATGTATTCCGAACCGGCAGTCGCCGTGTTTTACGCTTGAACGAAGTGGTTGTTGAGTCGTTTAAGAGCGTCCGTTTTCGGCTTTCGCCGATCGTTGACTGGCACCTTTGTCTGCGAGAGACTCCGGTGACGTTCACTAGCCGGTCGCCCGACATCGCTACCTTAGGCTCCTCATATGTAGACCCAAACGGCAGTTCAAGCAGTGTTGGTTTGCGACGGATCGACGAGGTAACAGCTCAGATGGTTCACATTAGCAATATGTAATCCAAGCCTGCAGTCGATTCGTCAGAAACGCTGGTGGGAGTCGAACCCACTTCGACCGGGTTGCAGCCGGTTGCCTGGCCATCTGGCTCCAGCGTTTTGTTGATGACTAAGACTCTCTGTAATTTATTTGGTTCGCAGCAGCCAGCAAAAAGCTGCACAACTTCGAGTTCCCAAAAAACTCCTGCTCGCTAAAATGCAGGATGCAAAAAAGTTAGCAATCCCGTGCAGCTGAACAGACTCCATGCGCAACTACCTCTCTCGAATCAGCCCACTCAAGCTCTTGTTGATTGGATACGCTTCTTACATTCTGTTGGGCTGGATTGGCTTGTCGCTTCCCTTCGCTCAGGCGGGCGACGGGGTGTCAGCAATCGACAATCTATTCACGGCTACTTCCGCGGTCAGCACCACCGGTCTAGCCACCGTCGGAACACCAGACTCTTATTCGTTCTTCGGCGAGATGTTTATCCTTGTGATGATACAACTTGGCGGAGTCGGTTACATGACGACGGGCTCATTCATCCTGCTGATGCAGCGACAAACTCTACCGTCGACCAATGAAGAAATTGCCAAAGTGGCTTTCTCCCTTCCGGAGGGATTCAGCGTCAAGGAACTCGTCCGAAATGTCATTTTCTTCACCGCAGCAATCGAGATCGCGGGTGCCATCGCTCTGTATTCTGTATTTCAAAGTCAAGGCGTAGAAAACGCTGCATGGCAAGCGATTTTCCATTCCATCAGTGCTTTTTGCACCGCCGGATTCAGTTTGTTTCCAAACGGCTTGGAATCGTTTCAGTCGGACTTCTGGGTGAATGCGATTGTTGCGACTTTAAGTCTCTGTGGCGCGATTGGATTTCTCGTTTTTAGCGACGTTGCACGTTCTTTTGTAAAGCCGGAAACGCAACGAACACTCACTACTCGCATCATCTTGAGAGCGACCTTCATTTCCGTTGCTGCGGGTTGGGCACTGCTTTTCTTGACCGAGCCAAGTTATCAATCACTGCCAACGGAGCAGCGGCTGCTCTCGTCTGGCTTCCAAGCCATGACAGCATTGACAACCGTTGGTTTTAACACGTCGCCGATTGGTGAATTGGCTTTGGGGCCAACGTTTTTGATGTTGCTATTGATGATCATGGGCGCTTCGCCATCGGGAACCGGTGGAGGGCTGAAATCGACCTCGGTCTCTGCGGCGATTGCGACTACGATCAGTACGCTGAAGGGACGAGACAAGGTAACGTTCTGGGGATGTGAAGTTCCCGCGTATCGCCTGTCACTCGCTTTTGCTTCACTCGTGTTCTACGTTGGGATATTTTTTACAGGAGGGTTCTTGTTGCTATTGCTTCAAGACACCAACAAGTTCGAAGATGTCGTTTTCGAGGCTGCATCTGCACTCGGAACAGTTGGGCTTTCGCGAGGGTTGACTGGAGAACTGACGCCATTGGGTAAGATTGTCGTGATTGCATTGATGTTCATTGGACGGGTAGGCCCCATTACTTTTGGTCTCGCACTAGCTTCTGGTTGGGACGGATTTCGGAAGCGAGATGACCTTGCAGTCTGAATGCATGTCGTCTCAAATTTTTAGAATCGAAGGAGGAACGTTTATTGGCAATTTCAAATGCCTTTTCCTGACGCGATTTGGATTCATTGGTCGAATCTCAATGAACCCGACACAGAACCCGTTCCAACGGATGCTGCTATCCAGCACACTCCAAGGACGAAAAATCGCAGGACCGATGAACTGGTCACCGGTCCTGCCTAAATCGAATTCACGATTCGCTTCAATTACGAATCGTGCTTTCCTGAATCCGTTCCGTTCAGACTGACTCGGTCGAGACCGAGGTACAGTCGAGCGTTGCCGTTCTGGGCCAGTTCACGCAGCGTTTCGAGTTCAGCCAGTCGCAGCAGAGCCGGGTGGCCTTCCAGTGCCTCGGCTGCCTTGACACGTTCCGCGTACGCTTGCGTTTCGGCTTCCGCCTTCGAGCGAGTTGCTTCCGCTTCGGCTTGCTCACGCAGTCGTCGTGCTTCGGCATCCGCCTGGGCATCGCGGCGTGTGATTTCCGCTCGAGACTCTGCCTCGATCTGCTCGACTTCCGCACGCGTACGTGCTTCGACCAGTTGAGCTTGACTGTGTCGTTCCGCTGCCAGAACGCGGTTCATGATCTCCTGCAGGTTTCCCGAGAAGATCAAGTCCTTCACGTCGGCTCGCCTAATCGTCACACCGTAGCTGCCGGCCGATTCAGTGACGTCGGACAGGATATCCTCACTCAGCCGATTTCGGTTCGTCAGGATTTCTTCCAGCGTCATCGACGCTAGTGAACGTCGCGCGGCCAGCTGCACATCGCTGTACAGTCGGTCCTCGAAGCTATCGACCGTGTGGATCGCAGCCTTCGGATCGGTGACACGGAACTGCACCAGAATGCTGACTCGGATAGCCACCTTGTCAGCCGTCAAGATTTCCTGGCCCTTGATCGTCAGCTCTCGCTCACGAACGTCGACCAGCATGCACTCGACGCTCGGTAGCTTCTTGAAGAATCGCTTTCGCGGCGGAATCTTGTAGTGTCCCGCCTCGAGAATCTTCGTCAGCTTACCGTCTTCGTAGTACAAACCGCGATGGGTGTCCTTAATGATGAACTCTCGTCGAGCACCGCTAATCATCATGATGCACCTCCTGTCGGTTTGCGTGATTGATGATTGGAAATGGTTAAGTGAATGGAGCCTCGGAGCGGAGTTGATGTGAAGTACGAGCTGTCAGATCAGGAAAATCTGAGCGATCATTTCGAATGGTGAACGCAGGCTCCATTTGTTCGCTCGCTCCTAACGCCGCCGAGGCAAGTAACCCGCCCAGGAATCGAACCTGGTCCGACAGTTTCGAAGACTGTCATGCTATCCAGCACACCCGCGAGTCATGTAATCAAGCGTCCTCACCAGGAATCGAACCTGGTCTACGACCTCCGCAAAGTCGCGTGCGAATCCGGCACACTCCAATGACGAAAAAGTTCAGAGCCGACGACTGGATTTGCACCAGCATCAACCGCTTTACAAGAGCGGTGCCTTTCTCAGTCGAGCCACGTCGGCAATTTCCAGGGTGACCGAAGGGATTTGAACCCTTACCTCTTGCTTCACAGGCAAGTGTGCACAAACCGAGTACACCACGGACACCGTATGAAACGGCTCGCCACCGTGGTGGAGAGCCGCGGGTTAATCGATGAACGCGACGTGTCGCATTGCAAGCGATTCGTTTTCTGTGTTCATCATGACTTGGTGCCATCCGTTCAAGATGATCGTCTTGTGATCCGGATGACGCACTCGTCCGCGAACGAACACACTTGGGTTTCGTCGTTGAGCCACCCAATGCAGATGACGAAGTTCAGGTCGACGACTTATCATTTGTCGACGCTGGATCTCGGTCACACCGTTTGGGTATTGGTTGCTGACGTAAACCAGTTGTCCTCCCTGCCGAACGACCTCTTCGCACACGTGCGGCTTTCCACCGCCACGTGAAATCGGCTCGTTTCGTAAAGCCAGTCGTTTATCGACAAAGCTCGAGTTTTCGACGGGAACGAAGAACCATTCACCTTGACGGATGAACGCTTCGTTTCGTCGACGATTTCGCTTTCGCGGCTTCACGCCGAGACGGTTTTCGAGTGCTCGCACCGCAGTTGGCTTGAGCGCGTCGAACGCTGTCTTGACCGAAGAAACCGAGGCTCGCTCTGGAACGGCCGCGACGAACCAGTGACGTTCATCGTGTCCGCACAGGAACTTGTGCTTTCCGTCGTCTTGACGCGACATCAACAGCAAGTGCCGCATTGAAGGCTGAACGTCGATGACCTGCGTTTCAGCGACCAACTTGGGCTGAATCGCAAGATCGAAGAATTCGCCCTCGGCGTCGTTGCCGATGTCGATCGAGACTTCAGGAGGCGTTCCCCAGCGTCTGGCGATCGGAGGGTGGACTTTTGCTCGAGCACCAATCCGCGTGAATTGACGCTCGATACTCTGCATGCTCATGACAGTGCCTTTCAAAAGTGTCAAACAAGCGGAATGATGCCGGCAGCCAACGTGACCGCGAAATTCGGCAGTAGCCCGACCAGGAATCGAACCCGGAACTTCTGGTTAGAAGCCAGAGATGATGTCCGTTTCACCATCGAGCCGTTACAAACAAGCGGAAGGAGAGGGAGTCGAACCCTCAAGGCACCATCAAGATGCTCGCCCGGCTAGCAACCGGATACCGTCGCCCATCGGATTGCCCTTCCATTAATGAGTGGACCGGAAGGGAATCGAACCCTCCCACCGATCTTGCAAGGATCAGTCGCCCCCTTGGAACATGCCAGCCCATATCAGAGGTCCGTCCGGGAATTGAACCCGGTCTTCGTCCAAACCACAGACGCGTGCTGCCGCAACACTTACAGACCTTGTGAATCAGTGATCGCGGATGGAATCGAACCATCGATCTTCTGGTTGTCACCCAGACGTCTTCGCCGCTGGACCACGCGATCGTGTTTGCCAAGTAGTCGAGACAGGAGTCGAACCTGCAAAATCACAAGCCTCTCATGCTTGCCGCTTTGCCTGTTTGCGTACTCGACCTTTGAAGTAGCGGATCCGGGGGTCGCACCCGGCGGTCCTGGCTTATGAGGCCTGGCTGAGCACTGGCCCATCCGCGTCGTTGTTTGCACCGAAGTTGCAGGTCTCGGTATCGAGCCGAGCACACCGACCTTATGACGATCAGTTGGACACCTGTCGCACCTGCAAGGTTGTCTTCGAAAAGTAGCCAAGGCGAGAGTTGAACTCGCACGCCACGATGGGCACGACATTCTGAGTGTCGCGTGTCTACCAGTTCCACCACTTGGCTGTCATGAAAGTAGCGCGGGAGGGAATCGAACCCACAGACATGTCACGGAGGTTTGAGCTCCGCCGCTTTTCCGGTTTGCGTACCGCGCCGTTTGTTTGAAAGCGTCCCCGATCGGATTTGAACCGACGACCTCTTGCGTGACAGGCAAGCGAGCACTCCGCTGCTCCACGAGGACGATTGAATTGGAAAGTACGGGCACTCGGATTCGAACCGAGACTAATTGGTTGGAAGCCAATCGTGCTGGCCGTTGGACACTACACCCGTATGATGTATGCAGTAGCTCGAGTGGGATTCGAACCCACAGCATCTCTGGTTCTAAGCCAAAGTGGTCTTCCGGTTGCCTACCGAGCCGTTTGAGTCAACCAAGTGGAGCACCGGGGAATCGAACCCCGATTTTCTGCTTGCAAAACAGACGTCTTCCCGTTGGACGAGCGCCCCATGTGTTTCGTGTTTGAAGAGGACAATGCTTGGCTAGTGGTTCGCCTCTTTCATAAGTTTTCAGTACCCAGAGCAGGGATCGAACCTGCAAACACTCGGGTTTAAGCCGAGTCGCTCTGCCGATTGGCGTATCTGGGCATCCGATGCTCACCGACCGATGTGATGTCACCACACCGACCGGCAAGCCTTGATTCCTCATTTCAGTCGCGGTTGACTATCGCCTGTCGATTTGCGATGGTTCCGAATCGCTTTCCGATAATCGGGAGCATCCGCAGCATCGACGACCACGTGGCCGACGCACTCGACCACCCATCCATCAACCCAGCGATCAAGGTCGTCTTTCAATTTCAAGACACGACCCAACTTCGCAAACTGCTGAGGGATGTAGGACGTTGTCCGCACCGAGCCACCAGCGACCGCGCGTTTCATTGCACACTGCACATATTTGACTTGTTTGGCCATCGTCATTCTCCAAGGCGGGCAGGAAGCAGCGTCACCGCGACGCGTGAGTAGTCCTGGATGGAATCGAACCATCGTTTCCTGTTTGTAAGACAGGTGTCGTAGCCGTTGGACCACAGGACTTTTTTAGATTGTCGATCCGGAGAGCACGTCCCCAAGGATTTGAACCCTGACTTACTGGTTTGGAATCAGCAGTGCTACCGTTACACCAAGGACGTGAATGAAGTGGGAACGCAAGGAATCGCACCTCTCGCCAGCTACCACACAATTAAAGGCAGAAGGGTTACAACCTCCCGTGTGGAAACGCTCCCAAGTTTTTTCAAGCGGAAGCCGTGGGACTCGAACCCACAACGGTTTTACCCGCAGCTGTTTTCAAGACAGTATCCTCATCCGGCCGGGTGACTTCCGAGTGATGCGATTGCTCGCAGTGACGTGAGCGGGAATCGAACCCGCGGACTCCTGGCTGAGAACCAAGCGATTCTGCCATCAGAATCTACCACGCCATAAAATTGCTTCTTGTCGAAGCGAGTACCGCATGGGAGTTTCGATCTCCCTCCTGCTGTCTGAAAAACAGCCGACCTAGCCAGTAGTCGAATGCGGCATTTGAAAAGGGTGACCAACCGGAATTGAACCGGCGACAAACTCATTCACAGTGAATCTCTGGAAACCAGCACCAGATCTGGCCACAGCGCCGAGGACAGGAATCGAACCTGTGTTTGCCTGGTTCAGAGCCAGGTGCAACGACCAGCAGTTGCCGCCTCGGTGTTTCAGTTCTTAGGAAGCACTCCGTCCGGGAATCGCACCCGATCAGCGGGCTTCAAAGGCCCACGTCGCGTCTACGCGCCGGAGAGAATTGCAATACTGCAAGCTCCGGTGGATGGGCTCGAACCATCAATCGTCTCCTTAACAGGGAGCCGCCCTACCGATT is a genomic window containing:
- a CDS encoding TrkH family potassium uptake protein, producing MRNYLSRISPLKLLLIGYASYILLGWIGLSLPFAQAGDGVSAIDNLFTATSAVSTTGLATVGTPDSYSFFGEMFILVMIQLGGVGYMTTGSFILLMQRQTLPSTNEEIAKVAFSLPEGFSVKELVRNVIFFTAAIEIAGAIALYSVFQSQGVENAAWQAIFHSISAFCTAGFSLFPNGLESFQSDFWVNAIVATLSLCGAIGFLVFSDVARSFVKPETQRTLTTRIILRATFISVAAGWALLFLTEPSYQSLPTEQRLLSSGFQAMTALTTVGFNTSPIGELALGPTFLMLLLMIMGASPSGTGGGLKSTSVSAAIATTISTLKGRDKVTFWGCEVPAYRLSLAFASLVFYVGIFFTGGFLLLLLQDTNKFEDVVFEAASALGTVGLSRGLTGELTPLGKIVVIALMFIGRVGPITFGLALASGWDGFRKRDDLAV
- a CDS encoding slipin family protein, which translates into the protein MMISGARREFIIKDTHRGLYYEDGKLTKILEAGHYKIPPRKRFFKKLPSVECMLVDVRERELTIKGQEILTADKVAIRVSILVQFRVTDPKAAIHTVDSFEDRLYSDVQLAARRSLASMTLEEILTNRNRLSEDILSDVTESAGSYGVTIRRADVKDLIFSGNLQEIMNRVLAAERHSQAQLVEARTRAEVEQIEAESRAEITRRDAQADAEARRLREQAEAEATRSKAEAETQAYAERVKAAEALEGHPALLRLAELETLRELAQNGNARLYLGLDRVSLNGTDSGKHDS
- a CDS encoding transposase gives rise to the protein MPRKTRPSATPERRTYTDEFKRDAVAMLLDGHSAASIVQRLGISGTNLLYRWKKQQVESAGPVGEVLDSRVAELEAELRRVQRERDVLKKALIIFGRDE